GTCCCAGCGGCGGCCGCAGCCCCTCCGCACGGCCCCGGGCCCATCCCGGGAGCCGCCGCtaggtgggggggggggagcccggccccggccgcccggcCGCACAACAATGACTTTgggcagcagcggcggcggcggctgcgggaTCATGTCCGAGCGCTCCCCGGAGGAAGAGCCGCTCTCCGAGGTGGAGGACGCGGATATCGACGTGGTGGGCCCGCCCCAGGATGGGGGGCAAGTACAGCgaggacgaggaggaggaggacgacGACGAGGAGGGACGAGGAGGACGGGCGGCGATCCGTTGGGGCTCGCCCTGCGGCGGAGCGGGGGCCGCCAAGGCGCGCATGGGGGGGTCCCCGGAGCGGCTCTCCCCCGCCGGCGGCTCGGAGCCGGCGTGCGCCGCGCGCCGCGCCCGGGGGAGAAGGcgcccgcgggcggcggcggcggcggcggcgcgggggggaAGAACCCGCTGGTGAAGCCGCCCTACTCCTACATCGCCCTCATCACCATGGCCATCCTACAGAGCCCCAAGAAGCGGCTGACGCTGAGCGAGATCTGCGAGTTCATCAGCGGGCGCTTCCCCTACTACCGGGAGAAGTTCCCCGCCTGGCAGAACAGCATCCGCCACAACCTCTCCTCAACGACTGCTTCGTCAGATCCCCGGGAGCCCGGCAACCCGGGCAAGGGGCAACTACTGGACGCTGACCCCGAGTCCGCCGACATGTTCGACAACGGGAGCTTCCTGCGCCGGAGGAAGGCGCTTCaagcggcagcagcagctgccacccgCCGCACCCCGAGCTGCTGCTGCGGGCCGGGGCCACCGACCCCGCCGCCTTCCTGCCCGGCTTCGCCTACGGACCCTACGGCTACAACTACGGCCTGCAGCTCCAGGGCNNNNNNNNNNNNNNNNNNNNNNNNNNNNNNNNNNNNNNNNNNNNNNNNNNNNNNNNNNNNNNNNNNNNNNNNNNNNNNNNNNNNNNNNNNNNNNNNNNNNNNNNNNNNNNNNNNNNNNNNNNNNNNNNNNNNNNNNNNNNNNNNNNNNNNNNNNNNNNNNNNNNNNNNNNNNNNNNNNNNNNNNNNNNNNNNNNNNNNNNNNNNNNNNNNNNNNNNNNNNNNNNNNNNNNNNNNNNNNNNNNNNNNNNNNNNNNNNNNNNNNNNNNNNNNNNNNNNNNNNNNNNNNNNNNNNNNNNNNNNNNNNNNNNNNNNNNNNNNNNNNNNNNNNNNNNNNNNNNNNNNNNNNNNNNNNNNNNNNNNNNNNNNNNNNNNNNNNNNNNNNNNNNNNNNNNNNNNNNNNNNNNNNNNNNNNNNNNNNNNNNNNNNNNNNNNNNNNNNNNNNNNNNNNNNNNNNNNNNNNNNNNNNNNNNNNNNNNNNNNNNNNNNNNNNNNNNNNNNNNNNNNNNNNNNNNNNNNNNNNNNNNNNNNNNNNNNNNNNNNNNNNNNNNNNNNNNNNNNNNNNNNNNNNNNNNNNNNNNNNNNNNNNNNNNNNNNNNNNNNNNNNNNNNNNNNNNNNNNNNNNNNNNNNNNNNNNNNNNNNNNNNNNNNNNNNNNNNNNNNNNNNNNNNNNNNNNNNNNNNNNNNNNNNNNNNNNNNNNNNNNNNNNNNNNNNNNNNNNNNNNNNNNNNNNNNNNNNNNNNNNNNNNNNNNNNNNNNNNNNNNNNNNNNNNNNNNNNNNNNNNNNNNNNNNNNNNNNNNNNNNNNNNNNNNNNNNNNNNNNNNNNNNNNNNNNNNNNNNNNNNNNNNNNNNNNNNNNNNNNNNNNNNNNNNNNNNNNNNNNNNNNNNNNNNNNNNNNNNNNNNNNNNNNNNNNNNNNNNNNNNNNNNNNNNNNNNNNNNNNNNNNNNNNNNNNNNNNNNNNNNNNNNNNNNNNNNNNNNNNNNNNNNNNNNNNNNNNNNNNNNNNNNNNNNNNNNNNNNNNNNNNNNNNNNNNNNNNNNNNNNNNNNNNNNNNNNNNNNNNNNNNNNNNNNNNNNNNNNNNNNNNNNNNNNNNNNNNNNNNNNNNNNNNNNNNNNNNNNNNNNNNNNNNNNNNNNNNNNNNNNNNNNNNNNNNNNNNNNNNNNNNNNNNNNNNNNNNNNNNNNNNNNNNNNNNNNNNNNNNNNNNNNNNNNNNNNNNNNNNNNNNNNNNNNNNNNNNNNNNNNNNNNNNNNNNNNNNNNNNNNNNNNNNNNNNNNNNNNNNNNNNNNNNNNNNNNNNNNNNNNNNNNNNNNNNNNNNNNNNNNNNNNNNNNNNNNNNNNNNNNNNNNNNNNNNNNNNNNNNNNNNNNNNNNNNNNNNNNNNNNNNNNNNNNNNNNNNNNNNNNNNNNNNNNNNNNNNNNNNNNNNNNNNNNNNNNNNNNNNNNNNNNNNNNNNNNNNNNNNNNNNNNNNNNNNNNNNNNNNNNNNNNNNNNNNNNNNNNNNNNNNNNNNNNNNNNNNNNNNNNNNNNNNNNNNNNNNNNNNNNNNNNNNNNNNNNNNNNNNNNNNNNNNNNNNNNNNNNNNNNNNNNNNNNNNNNNNNNNNNNNNNNNNNNNNNNNNNNNNNNNNNNNNNNNNNNNNNNNNNNNNNNNNNNNNNNNNNNNNNNNNNNNNNNNNNNNNNNNNNNNNNNNNNNNNNNNNNNNNNNNNNNNNNNNNNNNNNNNNNNNNNNNNNNNNNNNNNNNNNNNNNNNNNNNNNNNNNNNNNNNNNNNNNNNNNNNNNNNNNNNNNNNNNNNNNNNNNNNNNNNNNNNNNNNNNNNNNNNNNNNNNNNNNNNNNNNNNNNNNNNNNNNNNNNNNNNNNNNNNNNNNNNNNNNNNNNNNNNNNNNNNNNNNNNNNNNNNNNNNNNNNNNNNNNNNNNNNNNNNNNNNNNNNNNNNNNNNNNNNNNNNNNNNNNNNNNNNNNNNNNNNNNNNNNNNNNNNNNNNNNNNNNNNNNNNNNNNNNNNNNNNNNNNNNNNNNNNNNNNNNNNNNNNNNNNNNNNNNNNNNNNNNNNNNNNNNNNNNNNNNNNNNNNNNNNNNNNNNNNNNNNNNNNNNNNNNNNNNNNNNNNNNNNNNNNNNNNNNNNNNNNNNNNNNNNNNNNNNNNNNNNNNNNNNNNNNNNNNNNNNNNNNNNNNNNNNNNNNNNNNNNNNNNNNNNNNNNNNNNNNNNNNNNNNNNNNNNNNNNNNNNNNNNNNNNNNNNNNNNNNNNNNNNNNNNNNNNNNNNNNNNNNNNNNNNNNNNNNNNNNNNNNNNNNNNNNNNNNNNNNNNNNNNNNNNNNNNNNNNNNNNNNNNNNNNNNNNNNNNNNNNNNNNNNNNNNNNNNNNNNNNNNNNNNNNNNNNNNNNNNNNNNNNNNNNNNNNNNNNNNNNNNNNNNNNNNNNNNNNNNNNNNNNNNNNNNNNNNNNNNNNNNNNNNNNNNNNNNNNNNNNNNNNNNNNNNNNNNNNNNNNNNNNNNNNNNNNNNNNNNNNNNNNNNNNNNNNNNNNNNNNNNNNNNNNNNNNNNNNNNNNNNNNNNNNNNNNNNNNNNNNNNNNNNNNNNNNNNNNNNNNNNNNNNNNNNNNNNNNNNNNNNNNNNNNNNNNNNNNNNNNNNNNNNNNNNNNNNNNNNNNNNNNNNNNNNNNNNNNNNNNNNNNNNNNNNNNNNNNNNNNNNNNNNNNNNNNNNNNNNNNNNNNNNNNNNNNNNNNNNNNNNNNNNNNNNNNNNNNNNNNNNNNNNNNNNNNNNNNNNNNNNNNNNNNNNNNNNNNNNNNNNNNNNNNNNNNNNNNNNNNNNNNNNNNNNNNNNNNNNNNNNNNNNNNNNNNNNNNNNNNNNNNNNNNNNNNNNNNNNNNNNNNNNNNNNNNNNNNNNNNNNNNNNNNNNNNNNNNNNNNNNNNNNNNNNNNNNNNNNNNNNNNNNNNNNNNNNATCAGCGTTCAGCAGTGTGAGAATCCGCGGTGATGAATTGCCGTCGCTGCCGTTAACAGGTGCGAGCATTTGGTGATAAAATCTCCAGCACTAATACCGGGGAGCCGGGCCAAACAGCTGCGCGGCCCCGCTTCCAAATGCCGGTGCACAATTACTCAAGCCATAACGACTCGGTGCACAGGCTCGCCGAGCTCGGGGGGACCCCGAGAAGCGGGCAGGAACGGGCAGGAGCGGGCAGGAGCGGACGGCGCTTCGCCTGCGCGTCTGCGGCTGAAGCGGCTGTCACGGAGCCGGAGCCTCTGCGCGGGTTCGGTCGCATCCTCCTTCCTCGCCGCCAACGCTGCGATCGGGGAGGATTTCTCGACATGAGGGGGAAAAATTAGATCATGCTGAGGGTTGTTCGGGAAGGTGGGAAGTCTATCCCGCGGGCGTGTgtcagggctgggggagcttTTCCTGAGCCCTTTCACTTTTATACTCCCTCCGATGCCAATAACCTGCGTTTGCAACACATAACGCTTACCTCCCTCtcatatgtgtgtatatatatattctgctatatatatttatatttatatattttttctatttttttcatatataataTTAGCTAACACGGATAAATGCTTCGGAGACGCCGCATCTTTCCTACCGACTTTGTTTAAACTCTCCGTTCATCAGCCCCGCGGAAAAGGCGATGGGAAGAACAAATGGAAGAGAGCGGGGAGGGGAAAGACCCGAGCCgctttccatttttattaagTAAAATAATAGTTATGCCTCCCCTACATAAACGAAAGTGTCATAAAAAATTCCGAAGCAGCTGCCAGAGATTTCGACCACACACACAACGGGGCGATTGAATTTCCACTTGGTGCATTTCATGGCAGCGAGGAACGGCCGGGAGCTGCGCCTTGTGCCTGTGCAGGGCGGCgaaggggagggcagggggggcagcCAAGTGCCACGCGCTGCGAGCGGCGCGAGGGCAACGGGCACGGCCGGGGGATGCTCCGCCGCCCCTCCGCGCCCCCGCGGAGCCCGGCCGCAGGACGGCTGCCTCCCTATCGCCCTGCCTGGAGGCTGATCCCGTAGGCTCCAAGTGAAACAGATGTGGGTGTCTGCTGCCCGgacccccccccggccccggccccggccccggctgccGGCTCTCCCCCTGCCTGGAAGGGCGGGCCAGCCCGCCGGAGAAGTCCCGGCAACGGGGGCTCCGGTGGAGCCGTTGGCCGCTGTACTCATGGGCATCGGACCCCGACGAGCCCGGAAATGTGGAGGGAGGAGGCGAGAAGGGTCGATCTGAGGCGCCTGGCTGTTGATGGGATGCGGCTGGTGCCTCGTCCCGCTCCGCCCGGACCTCCCCCTTCAGCATCGCGCATCCAGAGCCGCCGCAGCTCGAGAAACATAGTGTCCCGATCAGCCACCATCGACACGGTTACCCTGCCTCGTGCAAGGCAAAATACCGTCCCCCGTTTTAAGTCGGGAACGACCCAAAAGGAAACAACAGTGAGTGagtccctgtccctgccaaTCTACGAGTCGGCTCCTGTGCGCCCAGCCAGTATTAGCCTCGGCTTGGCCATGCACGACCGGCTgcagaaacaaatcaaaacGAGAAAAAGTACCTCAACTACACCCGTCCAGAAATGATTTAGAAAAGGGAAACCCTGAAGTGAAACAAACCCGGCGGTGGGGGTCCCGCACGCGTGTGCGCACCGACGTGCTGCCGGCAGCCTACGGCAGCGGAGCGAGCGCTGAGTTATGATCCCGGGTTTGTGCGCCGGGGTGAGAACTGATGCGGTCTCCCGAAAGAGAAACTCTATCGATCTATCCGAAAAGATTGCCTTGTCATCGTCCCACTGTTCCCCAGGCGTGCAGGGCTAGGAGGGAAGCATTTTTCCTTGGGCggatttaaaatttttctgctctcctctctgAAGCATTCCCTTACAAGCAGCCTCCCTTCCCATCTCCCGTTTTAACCCGACTCTGCTTTACATTTCACGTTCAATTCCGGTAGTCAAACGTGCGAGGGGGCTGAGAGCTGGCGGGGTGGGGAAGAGTCTCCAAAAAGTGTCAAAATTAGGGGCGGAGGGGGGAGAAGGCCATCAACagatcaggattttttttttttttcctcctcctttaaaCTGACTTTGTCTGTCCTGCGCTGCCTTGATGAGGCGTTTGGTCCAGGGGTGTTGGGTCGGCGTTTTGATGCCCTGCAAATGGGCTTTAGCAGGTGGATCCCCGGCCGAGGTTTCCCCCCCCCCGGTCTCCCGGTGCCCCCGCCCGGGCAGCTCCGTGGGAGCGGGTGGGGAGCCCCTGCAAGCTGCCAAACGGCAACAACCAccaggcattattttttttccaccgGGAAAAGCTCATTCCCCCGCTTGTCTGCCGAGACCGCTATCTGCCATTATTTGGGGGGGTGCAGGAGAGGGCGGGGACACCAACCCCGGAGCACCGCGGGGTGCGACTCGCTGCTTCTGCCGTGGCACTGACCATGTCCTCGCCTAAGGGAGGTGGTCCTGGCCGGAGCATCCCCGGCGCTGGGGTTTACCGGGGGCAAAGCCCGCATCGGGCCCTGCAGCATTTCCCTGCGCTGCCTTGGGCAGTGCGGGGGGTTCAGCTCCAGCCCCGCCCACGTTGCTCCCAGATCCTTCCAGATGATCTGTTGGTTTTGCGATACATAATCGGTTCTTGTTTCCTTTGCCAGGCAGCATCTAAATTCGTTTATTCTTATGAGAACTGCATCGACATGTCCCCCAAGGCTCAGTGATGGATTTTTCTGTATTACCTCGTTATCAAGCTTGGCTGACCTCTAACTTCTCTGAAAACATGAACaagacagacctgctgctgcctgggctgccccAGGGGGCTCTTTTTCCACTTATGTGATTTCCTTTGAtattatttctctcctttccatATCCAAGGCTCAGACCTTTCACTGCTCCCTGCAGTTCAACCTTTTTTTCCAGCCCCGTAGCGCCAGCTCCCAGCTTGCAAAGATCAGTTTGCAGCCTGCACACCAAGAGATCCCAGTGCAGGGAGGTAAGTGGGAATGGTGATGCCAGACAGTGGGAGATGCATGGAATTCCCAGTTTGGAAACCACTGGAGCCAAGTGCCTGTATCCATCCCCACAGCACTCAGATGTTGGACAGCTCGTCTGTTGACTTGCATTTTCAATTGCAGGTGTCTCCAAATCCACACCAAAAAAGGCCTGGATTTCAAGGGAGGCTTTTCTCAGGCACCCCATATGCAGGGCTGAACCCCCATGAACCTCTGGAGAACAAGTCTCCCTGTCTTTCCTGCTCTTCAGACAAATGGGAAgcttctccccccgcccccccccccccccccccccccgcattTATTTAGGTGCTGTCATCTGACTTTAGGACCTTGGTTTTGGACTGGCAGTTCAAAACCTTTGACTGCTGCTCTCTATTCATAACTGATCCCATCCCACATGAATTTGAAGCCCACCAGGCAAGCTCATACACAGCTTAACACTCAACTGATTAACTCTGGCTCAgtataagctttttttttcatcctgttcTTCAGCAGTCTGACATGAAAAGAGATGGAtacgcgcgcacacacacacgcttaCATGGCTTAGAGGAACACAGTGATTTGGAGCCATAAACCACCAGGTGCACTTTTGAGACTCACCAAAGCCAGCTCTCCTGGTTGCCATAAAAAACACATTAGCCAAAGGCCGATGCATGTGGAAGGCAATTACGCTCTGGCACATGGCAATGTGTGTAGAACAGCCTGGTAACTGTGCCTACCACACAAGGAAAAATATCCCTGTGAAAACAAGCCTGCTAAATCACTTCATTCTTCCCTGAATCccctgaaaataaaagagaagattttttttttttttttgggggggggaagatCTATGTGGGAAGGAATCAGATTTTCCAGAAGCGGGTGTACCAGTGCAAGAACCTAAATAAATGGCCAGATTCACGAGGACGTAGGAACTTGTGATGAGGTTTCCAAGTCCAGGTTTTCCATATTAGCTTCTGCTCATGCCAAATGTGCCCGGGAATTCCCTGCTGGTCAGTTCTCTGCATTCAGCTGTTCAGCAGCCTGAGTGCCCACCTCACCAGAAATGCCAGCTGAGGACCCTCAGCTTGGGGGCCAGAAGCAATACAGAGAGAGGGCcttcaaaggagaaaattacAGAGAAGGTGGAAAATTACTGCAACACAGCTTGACCGGGACAAAAAGTGGTTtactccttttaatttttttctgcatgcgGTAAATGCCTGGGGATAGCAGTCTTTGCATCTGTAAGTATCCAGTGATCTCCAGCTGGGCATCAGGTTGGGGTGAATCTGCTGTATCCTTGTGAAAAATCAGCCCTGCACATACATGCTGATACCTACAGATCTGCCTTGCAAACAGGTTCATAGATATGCTTTGCATCTTGTCATCAAATAAGACTATGCTTCAGTCAGCTGGAGACTGGGATGTTGCTACTGCACAGGAATACAGCACTGGGctccttttctctgttcccATCTTGGTAAGGAGCTGAataaacagagggaaaaagtTTGCAATCCAAAATATGGGGAGGGaggtgcatgcatgcatgcagagAAGCAGGGGCAGAGCCTTAACCCTTAACCCTGTCCTGTTTATCTAGCGAAGAACAGGCAGGTAGAAAAAATGGCAAACCAGGCATCACATAGTCTGGAGCTCAATCTGCATGGGTGGGTGAAtctcagctgctgccctgcacgTGTACAGCTGTGGCTGCCGCTTCCTCCACTGCATCTCCACCAGGTCACAGCttcaccccccagcccagctccagcacctccacacCCCAGCAGATCCTTCCTTCAGGTTCAGGACCCAAAGTTAGTCCCTGCTTTGCACACTGGGGTACACAGCTCTGGGACATCCCAGGCCGACTTTGTGCCAGCATCAGTGTGCCTGCAAGGGACCGTTCTCTATAAAATAGGTGCTCTGCAGTGAGCAGCAGGTAAAAGGGACACACGAGAAACCCGTCCTCAGCATCTCCTGACCAGTGTGAACTTCTCCTGCCCCTTTCTTTAAATCACCAGAAGAAACCGCTGCCCCAAGCTTCACAGATGCAAGAGAGGGAAAGCCTATCAACACACAGATTAAAATTAATCCAGCCACTCTAGGGGTGTTGAAGCTTCACGTACACACACATCCCCCCTTCTTTCACTTACTGCAGGTGAGCCTCTGCTTATTCTTGCTGGGAAGAGGAAGCTGCATCACTCAGATGGAAGAAACAACACCAAAGACTGCTGGAGGAAAGGCTGGTGTTTCACATCTGGCTTTATGTTACTTGGAAAAACCTGATTTCTGCAGGATGGATACTCAGCATCACCCAGCTAACTCGATCCCACCGATGCCCATTatgaaatgcctttttcttaTTACCACTTTCCAGGCTTTTATATAGTCTACATGTTGAGCATTAAAATTATGTTATAAGAGATTGTGAGGTATTTGAATTAGTTATCTGCTCCCTGAAAATACATTGCTGGGGTCCTGCGGGGGAAGCAGATGGGTGGGCTTCCATCCCAGTGCAGAGATAAGCATGCCATCTAGAGGAAATCCCCTTCACTGCCAGGCCCGGCAGCTGAAAATTATCCAATAAAGCATAATTAACCTCTGGCTTCAGAGAAAATCCTCCGTCTGtgccctgctgctctgggctgctgcacaGGCATGTCACAGGCCAGTGACGCACCAAGGCACTGGGGCAGCTTGCGAAGGTCCCAAGTGCTTCAGGGCCATCCTAGCCCGTGCTGGCACATGCTGACCTGTCCCTTTCCCATAGGTGATGTCAACTGCCCAGCCCCCACCCTGGTACGGATGCTGTGGTTGGGTATAAAGGAGAAGAAGACAGTGTAGGTGTTTCCATAGCCCATGGTCTCTACCATGTCTGTCTCTGGGAAAGGTAAGGAGGCTGCACATATTGCAGGATAAGAAGGCTGTATATATCGTGAAATGCCCTTGAGTGCTGCTAGCAGCAGTCCTGGACCTATGGGTGCCACTGCCCGAGCCATAGGTGAGGGCCCAGGTGCATGAACAGAGGCAGTGGCAGGGTCACCTTCTCCACCAGCAGCTTCCACCCTGTGGAGCACAGCTCTGAAGAACCCCTGTGGAGCTGATACGGATGTGCAGAGTAGAGcccagcagtggggctgggggtctgGCCTCCCGTGGGGCAGATCCACATGTCCACTcattttttctaaggaaaacttcCCTTCCTGGCTGACTTCCCAGGCTGGACTGCTCTCATACACTGCTGCTATCATGGGCACCCTCATCCAAACTTCTAGGCATGGTTGTAGGTCTGGGACATGCGATGTGGGAGCATGTGGGACAGCAGGTACCGTAAGTCTCGTACCCTCCTGTAGTCAGAGTCAGCCCACTGAAACCCTCAGGATCTGTATCCCACACCTtccactttttctctttttaccgCTACCAGTAAATAGCACACTTGCAGTCACCAACACAAGACTGTTGTCCcactaataaaaacaaactcCTTCAGCCCTAAAGATAATTGAAAAACAGTGGTCTAGGTCCAAGCAGAGGGACAAGTGCTACTGCCCAGCAGGTAGCTGCCTTGTAAAAACAGGAAGgcttgcaaaaggaaaaacttcagAGATGGAGAAAGAGCAGGGAAGATCTCACATGAGAGAAACCTTATTCTACAGAAAAAGCAGGTGCATGCTTAAGCAAAGAACATTTGGAGAGGAGCTGCTATTGCATTGATTTGCTCATATTCTGCAGgactttttttaatcttttattcgcttttttaaaatgaagattattcctgcttttctcaCCATTTCAGAACCCCTCCAGGGTGCTCCTATTTGGTGCTCCCAGGCAAGGCTGAACCCAGCAACACCCGCAGcacctttttgtttttatcagtgatcttatttccattttgcacCCTCCTCACCTTCTTCTCCCCAACACCTGTGGGGCCTGACTCCTAACCCATGTCTCGGAGATGCTGCTCTCACCATCCACGCAGTTGTTGTTCCCCCTGCTccatggcagggagggaaggcacAGATATCCCTGTAGCTCATCGCAGGCGCTTGCCACTCACATGGAGTGAAAGGCTTCGTGGCATCACCCAAGGAGCCTGTGTGCTTTATAGGTCTCTTATTTCCTGTCATTACCAAGAAGAGCCTAGCTGTAATAAAAATCTGGGCTCCGATCCTACAAACACTTATGCCTGAGCTTAATTCTAAGCACGTGAGCCGTCAAAGGGGACTATTCATGTGCTTAAaatttaagcatgtgcttaagcGTCTGTAGGCCTGGAGTCTGTCAGAGCGGGGATTTGTGCCTTAAGCCCATATTCTGGGTCATTATCCTTTTCATGTCTTCTCTGGCATCTCAGAAGATGCTTCAAAGGGGAATTTTCAAGTTCTTCAATAAACTTTGCCTTCCCGAGCAGCCTGGATTCTTGCCTATTCTGTGGGGCAATTCTCTTCTgttgcctcccctccccctgtTAGCGATAATCCTGTGCTATTTCATGCTTGGCCAGACAATTAAGCCCTCTTGCTGCTTGGCTCTGTCTTTGTTATGTATAATTGTTCCAAATAATTAGCCACTATTGCATGCTATTCTGAAACTACTTTGTATTGCAATTATACTTAGAGGGTGAGCATCAGCTCGGGGAGAATCCAAGCAGCAGACAGCCTGGAAAGAAAGGGCTTCGAGCTGGGGGACGATGGATACGCGCTTAAACCAACACTGTGGAAAACCTAACAATAAGTAACCAGCGAGGAGTAAATGTTGCTTGGAGAAGGTCTGCGGCTGGTGGGGTCTGGGCGGCAGAGCTGAGGGCGGGCTGCAGGGCCTTGGTCAGGGTGTCACCTGGCTGCCACCTCGTGGGTGCTGGCTACAGTGCAGGAGGCAAAACCATACTGTCACTTCCACGGTGACTTGGAGGGAGCATCTTAGCCAAAGGGCCAGTTTTGTCATCTCTGTACAATGCAGGGAACCcgcagctgtgctgggacgtgTTTGGGGTCTGGCAGGGAAACGTTCCCTAATCGTGCCTTTGGAATGGCAAAACTCGTGCTTTCTTGAGCGTAAAGACTCCAAATAATGAGATCAGTTCAGCAGCCTCCTGTTTTCCCAGcagcaaacacatttcttttgtgGACAAGTACTGGAAGGGACGCTCAGAGAAGTTACAGCTCCATCTAAGCATCTTTTTGAAACCAAAAATAATGTGGCACAGCAGAGCCCCCCTAGCATTACCCAGTCTCTTGCCTTTCAAGCACAGAACATCTGAAAAGGATGTAACCAAGACCTGAGTTGGCCTGACCTGCAGTGGTGAATTAAGTCCTCTGCTGAAGATCTGCTGGGCAAAAACCCAGGATGGCCAGCGACAGTGTGTTTAGACAGTTCTGTGCTTTTTGAGATCCATTTTCTCCAGCCAGGTTAGGACACTTGAAGACTCCTGAAAATGGATCTACAGGCTGGGTTTGGCTCCCCACACTCAGTTAGCCGAAGGAGTTTTAAAACAGAGTAGAGATGTGTGTGGTACAGATGGAAAGCATCCAAAATGTCTGAGGCAGCTGGGCCCATTCTCTGCAGATGTGGATCTTCCTTTGACTCAGCAGAGCCAACACAAATGGAAAACGAACTTTTCCCAAGCATGTACATAAGTGGATGAGGTACATCCTTCCTGCGTGCAGCACCCTGAGATGCCATGAGCCAGGGCTGCTTGTTGGCATTGGATGGCACAGCTGATTCAATGCATGCATAAACCCAACTGTTGCAGTGTAACCACTTCAGCAGTCCCACTACAAAAACCATTAAATGAATGGACCTTGGATGCTCTCCCAAGAGCTGTTACGCTGCCAATGCTCAGCCTCTGCCACTTTGCTGCCTAACCACAGCCTTGCTTCTTAGGTGCTGTAAGTCAggccagctcccagctctgccattcaCGTACACCTCACAGCACCTTTCAAACACAGTCAGGCTGCCAACAAGGCTCACCATCGGTCTGTCTCTGTCTGCCTGtccgcgccccgccccccgctttgATCAAGGGCCCAGATTCTTGCTGTGCTTCCACTTGATTCCCTGTTTTCACTCTAGGGAGAAgagctgcagggggacaggagCACCACCAGCCCTGCATCTTGTCCTCAGCGATGGTCTGCAGCAGATGCTTAGGAAAAGGGTAAAAGAGGGTATAGCCAGAGAAATCCTCTCCGAAATCTTCCCACAGCCAGTAACTGGCGTTTTAGGAATTTTGCAGCCTGAGGGTTGCATCCAGCCCACTGTGTTTAATACCGACCCTCCCTGAACGAGCCTGACGCTGTTGGCATCTCGGCCGGTCCCCACGCCTGCGCCACGTCCTGCCTCCGGCGGCCGGGATGCTGCGGTGTGAGCCCCGCCGGGTCCCCGGGCCCGTGGCGGGGGCCGGGAGCGGCTTCCCAGGGCTATCCACTGGAGGTCAGTGTTGGCCTGAGCACGGCAGCTGTCACCCCAGCTGTCACCCCCGGCCACCGCGCCCTGgcccccccccgcggggcgtTACACCCGGGGGGTGAAGTGCCGGAGGGCAGGGCAGCGTTGCT
Above is a window of Falco biarmicus isolate bFalBia1 chromosome 11, bFalBia1.pri, whole genome shotgun sequence DNA encoding:
- the FOXD2 gene encoding LOW QUALITY PROTEIN: forkhead box protein D2 (The sequence of the model RefSeq protein was modified relative to this genomic sequence to represent the inferred CDS: deleted 5 bases in 3 codons); translation: MTLGSSGGGGCGIMSERSPEEEPLSEVEDADIDVVGPPQDGGKYSEDEEEEDDDEEGRGGRAAIRWGSPCGGAGAAKARMGGSPERLSPAGGSEPACAAPRPGEKAPAGGGGGGGAGGKNPLVKPPYSYIALITMAILQSPKKRLTLSEICEFISGRFPYYREKFPAWQNSIRHNLSSTTASSDPREPGNPGKGQLLDADPESADMFDNGSFLRRRKALQASSSCHPPHPELLLRAGATDPAAFLPGFAYGPYGYNYGLQLQGSPSSGGPREAGRNGQERAGADGASPARLRLKRLSRSRSLCAGSVASSFLAANAAIGEDFST